Proteins encoded in a region of the Flavobacteriales bacterium genome:
- a CDS encoding AraC family transcriptional regulator encodes MNSTTLHIKNMVCKRCIKVVRDEFVKLNLTVQELELGRVTVASQLSSRQIEAIRLALESNDFELILDKKSQLIDQIKTIIIEKIHYSQNVLTPINSSDYIAQELGYDYSYLSHLFSSTEGITIEKYIINQKIEKVKELIAYNELSLNEIAFQLGYSSVQHLSGQFKKVTGMTPSNYKKLQENSRIPLDEI; translated from the coding sequence ATGAACTCAACTACGCTACATATCAAAAACATGGTTTGCAAACGCTGCATTAAAGTTGTTAGGGATGAATTCGTAAAATTAAATTTAACAGTTCAAGAACTCGAACTAGGAAGAGTAACTGTTGCTTCACAGTTATCTTCAAGGCAAATTGAAGCTATTAGACTTGCTCTTGAAAGCAATGATTTTGAATTAATACTGGATAAAAAAAGTCAATTGATTGACCAAATAAAAACCATCATTATTGAAAAAATACATTATTCTCAAAATGTGTTAACACCAATAAATAGTTCAGATTATATTGCCCAAGAATTAGGGTATGATTACTCTTATCTTAGTCACCTTTTTTCGTCAACCGAAGGTATTACCATTGAGAAGTACATCATCAATCAGAAAATAGAAAAAGTAAAAGAATTGATTGCCTATAACGAACTTTCTTTAAATGAAATCGCATTTCAATTAGGATATAGTAGTGTTCAACACTTATCTGGCCAATTTAAAAAAGTAACAGGAATGACTCCATCCAATTATAAAAAACTCCAAGAAAATAGTCGAATACCTTTAGATGAAATCTAA
- a CDS encoding TetR/AcrR family transcriptional regulator, translating into MIVILLFLRPKLLTMDRLSNLSINVNENVYLKNPNSSTLGKKIIGGSIELIEQLGFEEFTFKKLAKHITSTEASIYRYFESKHHVLIYLVHWYWGWQEYRLLLRLTNVDCPIQRLERAINVLTEEIKEDSTFSQINEVLLNRIVISESSKAYLNKAVDKDNELGYFLKYKDVVARVSSIILEINSAFKYPHMLVSTVIEGAHHQRFFAEHLPRLTDVVEGEDAVTTFYKELVIKEITK; encoded by the coding sequence ATGATAGTAATACTATTATTTTTGCGTCCAAAATTATTAACAATGGATCGGCTTTCTAATTTAAGTATTAACGTCAATGAGAATGTGTACCTCAAAAATCCTAATTCTTCCACATTAGGAAAAAAGATTATTGGAGGGAGTATTGAATTAATTGAACAGCTTGGCTTTGAGGAATTCACCTTTAAAAAGTTAGCAAAGCACATTACTTCAACAGAAGCATCAATTTATCGGTATTTTGAGAGTAAACATCATGTGTTGATCTATTTAGTGCACTGGTATTGGGGATGGCAAGAATATCGTTTGCTGCTAAGATTAACTAATGTTGATTGCCCAATTCAACGTCTGGAGAGAGCAATTAATGTGTTAACAGAAGAGATTAAAGAGGATTCTACATTTTCGCAAATCAATGAAGTTTTATTAAATAGAATTGTAATTAGCGAGTCCTCAAAAGCATACTTAAATAAGGCGGTAGATAAGGATAATGAATTGGGATATTTTTTAAAATATAAAGACGTTGTAGCTAGAGTTTCATCAATTATTTTAGAAATCAACTCAGCGTTTAAATACCCCCATATGTTGGTGTCAACAGTAATAGAAGGAGCGCATCATCAACGCTTCTTTGCAGAACATTTACCACGTTTAACAGATGTAGTTGAAGGTGAAGATGCAGTAACAACATTTTATAAAGAATTAGTCATTAAAGAAATTACGAAATAA
- a CDS encoding NAD(P)/FAD-dependent oxidoreductase, producing the protein MNHFEVIIIGGSYAGLSAAMSLGRSLRKTLIIDSGKPCNSQTPHSHNFLTQDGSPPKEISSIAKDQVLKYDSITYYEGLVIDAEPVEDGFEITTSNGTIFTAKKIVFATGIKDKLPNIKGFDQCWGISVVHCPYCHGYEIRNKKTAIIANGDKAIHLASLVHNLTQEITIITSNLEQFNKEQLDKLSKNSINVFEKEITEIIHKDGNLTHLIFNDGSKKAFEAAYAAVPFEQNTELPQKLGCKFTETGHIEVDLMQKTSQKNVFACGDSTTMMRSVATAVYGGNITGAVINKEFIEESF; encoded by the coding sequence ATGAATCACTTTGAAGTAATAATAATCGGAGGAAGTTACGCAGGTCTTTCAGCTGCGATGTCTTTAGGGCGTTCACTAAGAAAAACACTAATCATCGACTCTGGAAAGCCTTGTAACAGTCAAACTCCCCATTCACATAATTTTTTAACACAAGATGGAAGCCCCCCAAAAGAAATCTCAAGCATAGCAAAGGATCAAGTATTAAAATACGATAGTATAACTTATTATGAAGGATTAGTTATAGACGCTGAACCTGTAGAAGATGGCTTTGAAATAACTACCTCAAATGGAACTATTTTTACTGCAAAAAAAATAGTTTTTGCAACTGGGATAAAAGATAAACTCCCCAATATAAAAGGCTTTGATCAGTGCTGGGGAATATCAGTTGTACATTGTCCTTATTGTCATGGTTATGAAATCAGAAATAAAAAAACTGCAATAATCGCTAATGGAGATAAAGCTATACATCTTGCCTCTTTAGTCCATAATTTAACACAAGAAATCACCATTATAACATCTAATCTAGAACAGTTTAACAAAGAACAGTTAGATAAACTTAGTAAAAATAGCATCAACGTATTTGAAAAGGAAATAACAGAAATAATACATAAAGATGGAAATCTTACCCATCTCATTTTTAATGATGGAAGTAAAAAGGCTTTTGAAGCAGCTTATGCTGCTGTTCCCTTTGAACAAAATACTGAACTTCCCCAAAAACTGGGTTGTAAATTCACAGAAACAGGACATATAGAAGTTGATCTTATGCAAAAAACTTCACAAAAAAATGTTTTTGCTTGTGGAGACAGCACTACAATGATGCGTTCTGTAGCAACTGCTGTATATGGAGGAAATATAACAGGCGCAGTGATAAACAAAGAGTTTATAGAAGAAAGTTTTTGA
- a CDS encoding T9SS type A sorting domain-containing protein: protein MCKKVLLVGMLSVLWIGVRAQGYTPLLDNYNEWRLTSCYFGCVDDKYYTDGDTIVDGNSYKILDGYHYISRTFLLREDIHERKVYLKLANYNSRPDEFLLYDFSLSVGDSMNVYNPIAPFVFDAGMFQLDSIALHPLVDGNSYKHFYLHALDTVQAGRQNAVWIEGAGSLSLINAPGATPNVNGAGKISCFFKNDQLFYSQLDSTNECSTDYTVGVRGQELFDIDLITNHIDKNVLVKYNGIKPVELAIYTINGQLLTKQKIFSEEVVDISSFNKGILLFEFTIGEKKIFKKVLSW, encoded by the coding sequence ATGTGTAAAAAAGTTCTTTTAGTAGGAATGCTTAGTGTGTTATGGATAGGTGTGCGTGCCCAAGGTTATACCCCTTTGTTGGACAACTATAATGAGTGGAGATTAACGTCATGTTATTTTGGTTGTGTCGACGATAAATATTATACAGATGGAGATACTATTGTGGATGGGAATTCCTATAAGATTTTGGATGGCTACCATTATATCTCAAGAACTTTCCTTTTAAGAGAAGATATTCATGAAAGAAAAGTATACCTAAAGTTGGCTAATTATAATTCTAGGCCAGATGAATTTTTGTTATATGATTTTTCATTGTCTGTAGGAGACTCAATGAATGTTTATAATCCTATAGCTCCATTTGTGTTTGATGCAGGGATGTTTCAGCTTGATTCTATTGCTTTGCATCCTTTAGTGGATGGGAATAGTTACAAACATTTTTATTTACATGCGTTGGATACAGTTCAAGCGGGTAGGCAAAATGCAGTTTGGATTGAGGGAGCTGGCTCGTTATCATTAATAAATGCACCTGGAGCAACTCCCAATGTTAATGGGGCTGGTAAAATAAGCTGTTTCTTTAAAAATGACCAGTTGTTTTATAGCCAATTAGATTCTACCAATGAGTGTTCAACTGATTATACAGTTGGTGTAAGAGGTCAAGAATTGTTCGATATAGATCTGATTACGAATCATATCGACAAAAATGTATTGGTTAAGTATAATGGAATCAAACCTGTGGAATTGGCAATCTATACCATTAATGGACAATTATTAACTAAACAAAAAATCTTCTCAGAAGAAGTAGTTGATATTAGTAGTTTTAACAAAGGAATACTATTGTTTGAATTTACTATAGGAGAGAAGAAAATCTTTAAAAAGGTGTTGAGTTGGTAA
- a CDS encoding PrsW family intramembrane metalloprotease, which translates to MEILYLILNIAAVILLSILLINIFKTFIQKKHSKKRKRNTLLVLIFFTVIVSAPLYFSKVYIKDLNLNTTEKRINHYSKYQKYLTLNNIYFDSLLSDSNNIDLHYNYVYTLEQQINKNSKHSQYNPSGINGGFYSNRLLEYYNYYIQDTIEIRKNIGHLFSAQHYIDLRNTTEAIEHLNLVTDTTLKYYNYLKGKAFAKTYYSFNYAEAEYYLKQGLKDSIQQAVDELAGLYFYFRKNEKLKELVYNNKKNPALNSFFKRITYMRSTQYLSYWETVFKNRFSNISFWGTISALAILCIWLFYLVSIDIYEAEKWYHILFTLLMSMTTIFLVFPLSDTLLDVIEYSPAGGPVYSFFHITISVGMVEEFVKILPVIILLRFTNAINEPFDYILYASISALGFAFIENLSYIQDHSLYNINARALTASVSHIIDSSTIGYGLMLAKYKYKSHSFIIFLAFFFLASLMHGFYDFWLLEDSVQSYEWITLVFYIFSIHIWHIYANNTLNISTFFHPNIEIQNDKIRVYLIFALVSLLMFSYLINGYTRGKMFGDQYLLNSIIYYGYFILYLAISLSNFKIIRGYLSPFGAPLLLFIPKLKRVTNFSGLHIKIAPSKRHEFRPKYAELRPKFFSNGTLQQRIVVDNNLEAYVTALHQTINFGDYINDLVIIFPHSKKKSFNDDSNILIHVYLIPNYELLEQPILKKDDFEYLGWAISKKI; encoded by the coding sequence ATGGAAATACTCTACCTAATATTAAATATTGCCGCTGTTATTTTATTAAGCATATTGCTGATAAATATTTTCAAAACATTTATTCAAAAGAAACATTCTAAAAAGAGAAAAAGAAACACACTTTTGGTATTAATCTTTTTTACAGTTATTGTTTCTGCTCCTCTGTATTTCTCTAAAGTTTATATCAAAGATTTAAACCTAAACACAACAGAAAAACGGATTAATCATTATTCAAAATACCAAAAGTACCTCACTTTAAATAACATTTATTTTGATAGCTTATTATCTGACTCTAATAACATTGATTTACACTACAACTATGTTTACACTCTTGAGCAACAAATCAATAAAAACAGTAAACACTCTCAATATAACCCCAGTGGAATAAATGGTGGATTCTATTCAAACAGACTCCTAGAATACTACAATTACTACATTCAAGACACTATAGAAATACGTAAAAATATTGGTCATCTCTTTTCTGCTCAGCATTATATTGATTTAAGAAATACAACAGAGGCTATTGAACACCTCAATTTGGTTACTGATACCACATTAAAATACTATAATTACCTGAAAGGAAAAGCTTTTGCTAAAACCTACTATTCATTTAACTATGCTGAAGCCGAATACTATTTAAAACAAGGCTTGAAAGACTCAATTCAACAAGCTGTTGATGAGTTGGCTGGACTTTATTTTTATTTTAGAAAAAACGAAAAACTAAAGGAACTTGTTTATAATAACAAAAAGAACCCTGCATTAAACTCCTTTTTTAAAAGGATTACCTATATGCGTTCAACTCAATACTTGTCTTATTGGGAAACTGTTTTTAAAAATCGTTTTTCTAATATTAGTTTCTGGGGAACAATTTCTGCTTTAGCTATTTTATGCATTTGGTTGTTTTATCTGGTTAGCATTGATATTTACGAAGCAGAAAAATGGTATCACATCCTCTTTACTCTTTTGATGAGTATGACGACTATTTTTTTAGTTTTTCCACTATCCGATACACTTTTAGATGTTATAGAATATTCTCCAGCTGGTGGACCTGTTTATTCTTTTTTCCACATTACTATTTCAGTTGGAATGGTAGAAGAATTTGTGAAAATACTTCCTGTAATCATCTTATTAAGGTTTACTAATGCGATTAATGAACCTTTCGATTATATCTTATACGCTTCAATTTCTGCACTTGGCTTTGCTTTTATTGAAAACCTATCTTATATACAAGACCATTCACTATACAACATCAATGCTAGGGCCTTAACGGCATCAGTATCACACATTATTGACAGTTCGACGATTGGATATGGATTGATGTTAGCGAAATACAAGTATAAAAGTCATTCTTTTATAATCTTCCTTGCTTTCTTTTTTCTTGCCAGTCTTATGCATGGGTTTTATGACTTTTGGCTACTTGAAGACAGTGTTCAAAGCTATGAATGGATTACTTTGGTATTCTATATATTTAGTATTCATATTTGGCACATTTATGCTAACAACACTTTAAATATCTCTACATTTTTCCATCCTAATATAGAAATACAAAATGACAAAATAAGAGTCTACTTAATTTTTGCTTTAGTAAGTCTTTTAATGTTTTCCTACTTAATAAATGGTTATACCAGAGGTAAAATGTTTGGTGATCAATATTTACTCAATTCAATTATTTACTATGGGTACTTTATCCTTTATCTAGCTATATCTTTAAGTAACTTTAAGATTATACGCGGTTACCTCTCTCCCTTTGGTGCTCCCTTACTTCTATTTATCCCTAAGCTTAAAAGAGTCACTAATTTTTCTGGTTTACATATTAAAATTGCCCCTTCTAAGAGACATGAATTCCGACCAAAATATGCTGAATTACGGCCGAAGTTTTTTTCAAATGGAACGTTACAGCAAAGAATTGTAGTTGACAATAACTTAGAAGCATATGTAACAGCATTGCACCAGACTATAAATTTTGGCGACTACATCAATGACTTAGTCATTATATTTCCACATTCAAAAAAGAAAAGCTTTAATGACGATTCAAACATTCTTATTCATGTTTATTTAATTCCAAACTATGAACTATTGGAGCAACCAATTTTAAAGAAAGATGATTTTGAATATTTAGGTTGGGCTATTTCAAAAAAAATATAG
- a CDS encoding acetyl-CoA C-acyltransferase, with amino-acid sequence MKEVYIISAVRTPIGSFGGSLSTVPATKLGAAAIKGALGKANIDAQLVDEVFMGNVLQANLGQAPARQAAIFAGLSEDVPSTTVNKVCASGMKAISLATQSILAGDNDIVVAGGMENMSMVPHYYSARNAVKLGDVKLVDGMVKDGLTDVYNQVHMGVCADKCATEYNITREDQDNFAIESYNRAAKAWDAGKFDEEIVPVEVPQRRGDAIVVNKDEEYTNVKMEKIPQLRAVFNKEGTVTAANASTLNDGASALILASKEKVEELGLKPIAKIVGYGDAAHEPEWFTTAPSKAVPVALKKANLEIADIDYWELNQAFSVVGLVNTQKLGLDPAKVDVNGGAVSLGHPLGNSGSRIIVTLINVLKQNNGKYGAAGICNGGGGASAMVIENI; translated from the coding sequence ATGAAAGAAGTTTATATTATTTCGGCTGTAAGAACTCCAATTGGAAGCTTTGGAGGATCATTATCAACTGTTCCTGCTACTAAATTAGGTGCTGCAGCAATTAAAGGTGCTTTAGGTAAGGCTAACATAGATGCTCAATTAGTTGATGAAGTATTTATGGGGAATGTTTTACAAGCAAACTTGGGACAAGCTCCTGCTCGACAAGCTGCAATTTTTGCTGGGCTATCTGAAGATGTTCCTTCTACTACAGTAAATAAAGTATGTGCTTCTGGAATGAAAGCTATTAGTTTAGCAACTCAATCTATTTTAGCTGGAGACAATGATATTGTTGTTGCAGGTGGAATGGAAAACATGAGTATGGTTCCTCATTACTACAGCGCGCGTAATGCTGTAAAATTAGGTGATGTTAAGTTAGTAGATGGAATGGTTAAAGATGGTTTAACTGATGTTTACAACCAGGTACACATGGGAGTTTGCGCTGACAAATGTGCTACTGAATACAACATTACTAGAGAAGATCAAGATAATTTTGCTATTGAATCTTATAATAGAGCTGCTAAAGCATGGGATGCTGGGAAATTTGATGAAGAAATTGTTCCTGTTGAAGTTCCACAAAGAAGAGGTGATGCTATTGTTGTCAACAAAGACGAAGAGTACACCAATGTAAAAATGGAAAAAATCCCTCAGTTAAGAGCTGTATTTAATAAAGAAGGTACAGTAACTGCTGCTAACGCTTCTACTTTAAATGATGGTGCTTCTGCTTTAATTTTAGCTAGCAAAGAAAAAGTGGAAGAATTAGGGTTGAAACCAATTGCAAAAATTGTTGGATATGGAGATGCTGCTCACGAACCAGAATGGTTTACAACTGCACCTTCAAAAGCTGTTCCTGTTGCTTTAAAGAAAGCAAACTTAGAAATTGCTGATATTGATTACTGGGAATTAAACCAAGCATTCTCTGTTGTAGGATTAGTCAACACTCAAAAATTAGGGTTAGATCCTGCAAAAGTTGATGTAAATGGTGGTGCTGTTTCTTTAGGACATCCTCTAGGAAATAGTGGTTCTAGAATTATCGTTACTTTAATCAATGTGTTAAAGCAAAATAATGGAAAATATGGAGCTGCTGGTATTTGTAACGGTGGCGGAGGTGCTTCTGCTATGGTTATTGAAAATATATAA
- a CDS encoding DUF2490 domain-containing protein, with translation MKIVLLLMANYLMCAQVLAQGNWAYGNLPSVNLTYKLKGRNSLNFATQQRFGMLSSVDQELKYRYILSDCSLLYAHKIGVASKLSVGSLVRFRDGKWAVRTIEQLVFFNTYNQFKFSHRLRLDQTSGDAIVHRLRYRLGMQIPLNGAVLDRKEAYIKLNNELLNILVNGEFSAEYRCSPNYGYVVSDQLKLELGIDYRLSNLTEVSKNQNLWLLIGVYYKLN, from the coding sequence TTGAAAATAGTACTCCTTTTAATGGCCAATTATTTGATGTGCGCTCAAGTCTTAGCGCAAGGGAATTGGGCGTATGGTAATTTACCCTCAGTTAACTTGACATACAAATTAAAGGGAAGAAATAGTTTAAATTTTGCAACACAACAACGTTTTGGAATGTTGAGTTCTGTAGATCAGGAATTGAAGTATCGGTACATCCTTTCTGATTGTAGTTTACTTTATGCTCATAAAATAGGAGTTGCTTCTAAACTTTCAGTAGGTAGTCTAGTACGTTTTAGAGATGGAAAATGGGCAGTAAGGACAATAGAGCAGTTGGTCTTTTTTAATACCTACAATCAATTTAAGTTTTCACATCGTTTAAGGCTAGATCAAACTTCTGGGGATGCAATAGTCCATCGTTTACGTTACCGTTTGGGAATGCAGATTCCATTAAATGGAGCTGTATTAGATCGTAAAGAGGCTTATATAAAGCTAAATAACGAGTTGTTAAATATATTGGTTAATGGAGAGTTTTCAGCTGAGTATCGATGTTCACCAAATTATGGTTATGTAGTCTCCGATCAGCTTAAATTAGAGTTGGGGATAGATTATCGACTCTCAAATTTAACAGAAGTATCAAAAAATCAAAATTTATGGCTCTTAATTGGAGTCTATTATAAGTTGAACTAA
- a CDS encoding pseudouridine synthase, protein MEQDKIEIIYEDKYCIVVNKPNNVLIHQSHYARNIKAPTLIDLLEHQFNQRFYPVHRLDRKTSGILLFCKQKENVAVFQELFTSDNIEKRYWGIVRGFAAPSGKIDSPVKNPDTKIYKDALTFYKTLTSIQLDIPVHPYPQSRYSLIELTPKTGRMHQLRIHLNKISHPLVGDYKYGDRFHNRMYENQFDCHNLFLHAIQLSFTHPFTKEDLVLKASLNKNWELIFEHFGWDNLT, encoded by the coding sequence ATGGAGCAGGACAAGATTGAGATTATTTACGAGGACAAATATTGTATTGTCGTTAACAAACCTAACAATGTTTTGATTCACCAATCTCATTATGCCCGTAACATCAAGGCCCCTACTTTAATTGATTTATTAGAACACCAATTCAATCAGCGTTTCTATCCTGTTCATCGTTTAGACCGAAAGACCTCTGGTATTTTATTATTTTGTAAACAAAAAGAAAACGTTGCGGTATTCCAAGAGTTATTCACCTCAGATAATATAGAGAAAAGATATTGGGGAATTGTTCGCGGTTTTGCTGCTCCAAGTGGCAAAATAGATAGTCCTGTAAAAAACCCAGACACTAAAATCTATAAAGATGCCTTAACCTTTTATAAAACACTAACCTCTATCCAGTTGGATATTCCAGTGCATCCTTATCCTCAATCAAGGTATAGTTTAATTGAACTAACCCCTAAAACAGGTAGGATGCATCAATTGAGAATACACTTAAACAAAATAAGTCATCCATTGGTTGGAGATTATAAATATGGAGATCGTTTTCACAATAGGATGTACGAAAACCAATTTGATTGCCATAACCTGTTCCTACACGCTATACAATTAAGCTTTACCCACCCTTTTACAAAGGAAGATTTGGTACTTAAAGCATCTCTTAACAAGAATTGGGAGCTTATTTTTGAACATTTTGGATGGGATAATCTTACTTAA
- a CDS encoding permease — protein MQIQEYILKFLADFFKILGEMAPFLLLGFLFAGLLYAFIPQKKIERYFGGSPLKSSALASIFGIPLPLCSCGVIPTGMAFYQNGASKGGTVSFLISTPQTGVDSILASFSLMGLPFAIIRPIAALVTGITGGFITSVVTQNEAESRVFEEQAEQPTTFSEKLISAFRYGFIAFIQDISKWLIIGLVLAAIISALIPDDFFDLLNLSPFVQMLLILVVSIPLYICATGSIPLATILILKGVSPGAAFVLLMAGPATNAATITMIAKVLGRKSLFAYLGSIIAGAIGFGLIIDYVLPTEWFTIIAQQHLGHDHSGALDWWQITSSILLIGLILNGYLQKYLQSKNNNPIHINNNTMTTKTIKVEGMTCNHCKANVEKNLEKLPFIDHLQVNLADKTVTLEGDNIELDKVKETIDNLGYQTIL, from the coding sequence ATGCAAATACAAGAATACATCCTTAAATTTCTGGCAGACTTTTTTAAGATTTTAGGAGAAATGGCTCCATTCCTTCTCTTAGGCTTTCTCTTTGCTGGTTTACTTTACGCCTTTATTCCACAAAAAAAAATTGAACGTTATTTTGGTGGAAGTCCATTAAAATCATCTGCCTTAGCCTCTATTTTTGGTATTCCTCTTCCACTCTGTTCTTGTGGTGTAATTCCAACAGGAATGGCTTTTTATCAGAATGGTGCTTCTAAAGGTGGTACAGTCTCTTTTTTAATTTCTACTCCACAAACAGGAGTTGACTCTATTTTAGCATCCTTTTCTTTGATGGGGTTGCCTTTCGCTATCATTAGGCCTATTGCTGCTCTTGTAACTGGAATAACTGGTGGGTTTATAACAAGTGTAGTCACACAAAACGAAGCAGAGTCTAGAGTTTTTGAAGAACAAGCAGAGCAGCCAACAACTTTTTCTGAAAAGCTTATTAGTGCTTTTCGTTACGGTTTTATAGCATTTATTCAAGATATTTCTAAATGGTTAATTATCGGTTTAGTATTGGCTGCAATTATTTCAGCACTAATCCCAGATGATTTTTTTGACCTACTAAATCTCTCTCCTTTTGTGCAAATGCTTTTAATTTTGGTAGTTTCTATTCCACTTTATATCTGTGCTACTGGATCTATACCTTTAGCTACTATTCTCATTTTAAAGGGGGTTAGTCCTGGCGCTGCTTTTGTATTATTAATGGCTGGCCCAGCTACTAATGCAGCTACAATTACAATGATTGCTAAAGTATTGGGTAGAAAAAGTTTATTCGCATACTTAGGGTCTATCATAGCTGGAGCGATAGGTTTTGGACTCATCATAGACTATGTTTTACCTACTGAATGGTTCACCATTATCGCACAACAACATTTAGGACATGATCACTCTGGAGCATTAGACTGGTGGCAAATTACTTCTAGCATTCTTCTTATTGGTTTAATCCTTAATGGATACCTCCAAAAATACCTCCAATCAAAAAACAATAATCCAATTCATATAAACAACAACACTATGACCACAAAAACAATTAAAGTAGAGGGAATGACTTGTAACCACTGTAAAGCGAATGTTGAAAAGAACCTTGAGAAACTACCTTTCATTGATCATTTACAAGTCAACTTAGCCGATAAAACAGTCACCTTAGAAGGCGATAATATTGAGCTGGATAAAGTCAAAGAAACCATTGACAACCTAGGGTATCAAACGATTTTATAA